Proteins from one Oncorhynchus masou masou isolate Uvic2021 chromosome 12, UVic_Omas_1.1, whole genome shotgun sequence genomic window:
- the LOC135549037 gene encoding sorting nexin-10A-like, translated as MDRIDSLMKQEFVSVWVQDPQFHKDDFWHTHIDYEICLHTNSMCFRKKTSCVRRQYSEFVWLRQRLQDNAMLIELPKLPPWNPFFSLNNPYQVNQRMKGLQEFLETVLQDPLLLSDSRVHLFLQSQLSVTKMEACVSGQTRYTVAQAIQMCSDCHRTRFLVEKSHKEYCDSNGESTTSSGLGHSHDSGVPQSSSPLPCDSSCENCDGSLTIRDRRFFSRESSCDQEHTEP; from the exons ATGGACAGGATTGACAGTCTAATGAAACAG GAGTTTGTCAGTGTTTGGGTCCAGGATCCACAGTTCCACAAAGATGACTTCTGGCACACGCACATCGACTACGAGATCTGTTTACAT ACCAATAGCATGTGTTTTAGGAAGAAGACGTCCTGTGTGCGTAGGCAGTACAGTGAGTTTGTTTGGCTCCGGCAGCGTCTGCAGGACAATGCTATGCTCAT AGAGTTGCCCAAATTACCTCCCTGGAATCCGTTCTTCAGTCTGAACAACCCCTATCAGGTCAACCAGCGGATGAAGGGTCTACAGGAGTTTCTAGAGAC TGTCCTCCAGGACCCCCTGCTGCTGTCTGACAGCAGAGTGCACCTTTTCCTCCAATCCCAGCTCAGCGTGACCAAGATGGAGGCGTGTGTCTCGGGCCAGACACGCTACACAGTGGCCCAGGCCATCCAGATGTGTAGTGACTGCCACCGCACACGCTTCCTCGTAGAGAAGAGCCACAAGGAGTACTGCGACTCAAACGGCGAAAG caCCACATCATCAGGTCTAGGCCACAGCCATGACTCGGGGGTCCCCCAGAGCTCCAGCCCCCTACCCTGTGACAGCAGTTGTGAAAACTGTGATGGAAGCCTAACCATCAGGGACAGAAGATTTTTCAGCAGAGAGTCCTCTTGTGACCAGgaacacacagagccctga